A section of the Hevea brasiliensis isolate MT/VB/25A 57/8 chromosome 17, ASM3005281v1, whole genome shotgun sequence genome encodes:
- the LOC110641603 gene encoding probable (S)-N-methylcoclaurine 3'-hydroxylase isozyme 2, whose product MDQTQTALTRVVYLFTHPFLLLVLFIFIIIKHFNSPSSKRQPLPPGPKAWPIVGNLLHIGKMPHISMTQYAKAHGPLISLRLGTRVLIVGSSPMAAVEILKTNDRLLSARCVPKASPYQSQVLERIALVWAPQCTDGWKSLRALCRTELFSAKALESQASLREKKVAQMVKFLETRQGKLINVGEVVFTTVFNTLSSLFFSKDFIGLEDKGVASGLKNLIWKIMELAITPNIADFYPILAGLDPQGLRRKSLKCGQEMVALWEMYVKERRQKHGQDTPRNDFLDVFLANGFQDDQINWLTLELFSAGTDTTTTTIEWAVAELIKNKQVMSKVREELDREINKDWIDESQVSQLPYLNACIKETLRLHPPVPFLIPRRAVENCEVMNYTIPKDSQILVNVWAIGRDSSAWEDPLLFKPERFLGSSLDLKGRDFEFLPFGSGRRICPGLPMATRQLPLILSSLIHCFDWSLENGVDPAELNMTEKFGITLQKEHPLLIVPKRKL is encoded by the exons ATGGATCAAACACAGACAGCTTTAACAAGAGTTGTTTATCTCTTCACCCATCCCTTCTTACTTCTTGTACTCTTTATCTTTATCATCATCAAGCACTTCAACTCTCCATCTTCGAAAAGGCAGCCTCTTCCTCCAGGTCCCAAAGCATGGCCTATCGTAGGCAACCTTCTCCATATTGGAAAAATGCCACATATCTCCATGACCCAATATGCCAAAGCTCATGGCCCTCTAATTTCACTGAGGCTTGGTACCCGAGTCCTCATTGTTGGATCTTCTCCGATGGCAGCTGTAGAAATTCTCAAGACAAATGATCGTTTGCTATCTGCTAGATGTGTGCCGAAAGCAAGTCCCTATCAAAGCCAAGTACTTGAACGAATAGCGCTTGTTTGGGCCCCGCAATGCACCGACGGATGGAAATCCTTGCGAGCCTTATGCAGGACTGAGCTGTTTTCAGCCAAAGCATTGGAGTCGCAAGCCAGTTTGAGAGAGAAGAAAGTTGCCCAGATGGTAAAATTTTTGGAAACCAGACAAGGAAAACTTATTAATGTTGGAGAAGTAGTGTTCACTACCGTTTTTAACACGCTATCCAGTCTCTTTTTCTCAAAAGACTTCATTGGTTTGGAAGATAAAGGAGTGGCCAGTGGATTGAAAAATCTTATCTGGAAGATTATGGAATTGGCCATTACTCCAAATATAGCTGATTTTTATCCTATACTTGCCGGGTTGGATCCTCAAGGACTAAGAAGGAAGAGCTTAAAATGTGGTCAAGAAATGGTTGCCCTTTGGGAAATGTACGTAAAGGAAAGAAGGCAAAAGCATGGCCAAGATACTCCAAGAAACGATTTCTTGGATGTATTTCTTGCAAATGGATTTCAGGACGATCAAATCAATTGGTTGACTCTT GAATTGTTCAGTGCAGGCACAGACACTACTACGACGACAATAGAGTGGGCAGTGGCTGAGCTTATCAAGAACAAACAAGTCATGAGCAAAGTTCGTGAAGAGCTAGACAGAGAAATCAACAAAGACTGGATAGATGAATCTCAGGTTTCTCAACTTCCTTATTTAAATGCATGCATAAAGGAAACTCTGAGATTACACCCTCCTGTTCCATTCTTAATTCCACGTCGTGCTGTTGAGAATTGTGAAGTTATGAATTACACCATTCCAAAAGATTCTCAGATATTAGTCAATGTTTGGGCTATTGGGCGTGATTCCTCTGCTTGGGAAGATCCTTTGTTATTTAAACCTGAAAGGTTTCTTGGCTCAAGTTTGGACTTAAAGGGTCGTGACTTTGAGTTCCTACCTTTCGGTTCAGGAAGGAGGATTTGCCCCGGACTTCCAATGGCTACAAGACAACTTCCATTGATTTTGTCCTCTTTAATACATTGCTTTGATTGGTctcttgaaaatggtgtggatCCTGCCGAGTTAAACATGACCGAAAAGTTTGGCATAACATTGCAAAAGGAACATCCTCTACTTATTGTTCCTAAAAGAAAACTATAA